One segment of Chelonia mydas isolate rCheMyd1 chromosome 13, rCheMyd1.pri.v2, whole genome shotgun sequence DNA contains the following:
- the FITM2 gene encoding acyl-coenzyme A diphosphatase FITM2 isoform X2, with product MGAGPAGGGNPRDSPRRGPPHSGPAGGARAGPEQTRLAKLPSLTSYFVKLAWAWTFWLLLPFIAITNYYLSRNVLGVLRRLGTLLVGTVVWYVCTSLFLRIEDFTGNCYKSPALDVLFQEHPSKWQCRQGGGFWNGFDISGHSFLLTYCALMIVEEMAVLHVLNTDRSPRLHVVVNALFVALSFLTLIWVWMFFCTAVYFHDFSQKLFGTLVGLSAWYGTYRFWYLKSFSPGLPPQNASLSSKKPNCSR from the exons ATGGGAGCCGGTCCGGCGGGCGGGGGCAACCCCAGAGACTCGCCCCGGCGCGGCCCGCCCCACTCCGGCCCTGCAGGGGGCGCGCGCGCGGGTCCTGAGCAGACCCGCCTGGCAAAGTTGCCCAGTCTCACGAG CTATTTTGTCAAACTGGCCTGGGCCTGGACGTTCTGGCTGCTGCTACCCTTCATTGCCATCACCAACTACTATCTCAGCCGAAATGTCCTGGGGGTGCTGCGGCGTCTCGGCACCTTGCTGGTGGGCACCGTGGTCTGGTACGTCTGCACTAGTCTCTTCTTGCGCATAGAGGATTTCACTGGCAACTGCTACAAATCGCCAGCACTTGATGTGCTGTTCCAGGAGCACCCCAGCAAGTGGCAATGCCGCCAGGGTGGTGGCTTCTGGAATGGCTTCGACATCTCAGGGCACTCCTTCCTCCTAACATACTGTGCCCTGATGATTGTGGAGGAGATGGCTGTGCTGCACGTCCTGAACACTGACCGGAGCCCAAGATTACATGTAGTGGTCAATGCCCTGTTCGTTGCCTTGAGCTTTCTGACCCTGATCTGGGTCTGGATGTTTTTTTGCACTGCTGTATATTTCCATGACTTCTCCCAAAAATTGTTCGGCACCCTAGTGGGTCTGTCAGCCTGGTATGGAACATACAGGTTCTGGTACTTGAAATCCTTTTCTCCTGGACTTCCTCCCCAAAACGCTAGCTTGAGTTCAAAGAAGCCTAATTGTAGCAGATAA
- the FITM2 gene encoding acyl-coenzyme A diphosphatase FITM2 isoform X1: MEPLDRCARPLRTVLVRSSMRLWLPWGLLGLMLGGSLLKALAPLPDSYLSSKRNLLNIYFVKLAWAWTFWLLLPFIAITNYYLSRNVLGVLRRLGTLLVGTVVWYVCTSLFLRIEDFTGNCYKSPALDVLFQEHPSKWQCRQGGGFWNGFDISGHSFLLTYCALMIVEEMAVLHVLNTDRSPRLHVVVNALFVALSFLTLIWVWMFFCTAVYFHDFSQKLFGTLVGLSAWYGTYRFWYLKSFSPGLPPQNASLSSKKPNCSR; the protein is encoded by the exons ATGGAGCCGCTGGATCGCTGCGCCCGGCCGCTGCGCACCGTCCTGGTGCGGAGCTCGATGCGGCTGTGGCTGCCCTGGGGCCTGCTGGGCCTCATGCTGGGCGGCTCCCTCCTGAAGGCGCTGGCGCCGCTGCCCGACTCCTACCTGAGCAGCAAGCGCAACCTGCTCAACAT CTATTTTGTCAAACTGGCCTGGGCCTGGACGTTCTGGCTGCTGCTACCCTTCATTGCCATCACCAACTACTATCTCAGCCGAAATGTCCTGGGGGTGCTGCGGCGTCTCGGCACCTTGCTGGTGGGCACCGTGGTCTGGTACGTCTGCACTAGTCTCTTCTTGCGCATAGAGGATTTCACTGGCAACTGCTACAAATCGCCAGCACTTGATGTGCTGTTCCAGGAGCACCCCAGCAAGTGGCAATGCCGCCAGGGTGGTGGCTTCTGGAATGGCTTCGACATCTCAGGGCACTCCTTCCTCCTAACATACTGTGCCCTGATGATTGTGGAGGAGATGGCTGTGCTGCACGTCCTGAACACTGACCGGAGCCCAAGATTACATGTAGTGGTCAATGCCCTGTTCGTTGCCTTGAGCTTTCTGACCCTGATCTGGGTCTGGATGTTTTTTTGCACTGCTGTATATTTCCATGACTTCTCCCAAAAATTGTTCGGCACCCTAGTGGGTCTGTCAGCCTGGTATGGAACATACAGGTTCTGGTACTTGAAATCCTTTTCTCCTGGACTTCCTCCCCAAAACGCTAGCTTGAGTTCAAAGAAGCCTAATTGTAGCAGATAA